From the Lampris incognitus isolate fLamInc1 chromosome 10, fLamInc1.hap2, whole genome shotgun sequence genome, one window contains:
- the pde6hb gene encoding retinal cone rhodopsin-sensitive cGMP 3',5'-cyclic phosphodiesterase subunit gamma produces MNASPPAGSALATSNVTGPTTPKKGPPKFKQRQTRTFKSKAPKPGQKGFGDDIPGMEGLGTDITVVCPWEAFGDMELSDLAKYGII; encoded by the exons ATGAACGCCTCACCTCCTGCAGGAAGTGCCCTGGCCACCAGCAACGTGACCGGCCCCACAACCCCAAAGAAGGGACCACCCAAGTTCAAGCAGAGGCAGACCCGTACATTCAAGAGCAAGGCCCCCAAGCCCGGCCAGAAGGG GTTCGGTGACGACATCCCTGGAATGGAGGGTCTTGGCACAGACATCACAGTGGTCTGCCCATGGGAAGCCTTTGGCGACATGGAGCTCAGCGACCTGGCCAAATACGGCATTATCTAA